Within the Echinicola sp. 20G genome, the region ACAGACCACGCTGCCAAAAAGTTGATCCCTTGGGTTGACGGAATGTTGGCTGCTGGTAAGGAGCACTATGAAGCTTTCGGAAAACCATTGTTCAGCTCTCACATGCTTGATCTTTCTGAAGAGAGCATTGAGGAAAACATCGAGACTTCTGTAAAATATCTAGCTGAGTTCAAGAAGTATGAAATGGCTCTTGAGATCGAGTTGGGTGTGACCGGTGGTGAAGAAGACGGTGTGGATAATTCTGATGTGGACAGCTCTAAGCTTTATACTCAACCAGAGGAAGTGGCTTTTGCTTATGAGAAATTGAAAGAGCAAAGTGAGTTATTTACCATCGCAGCTGCATTTGGTAATGTTCACGGTGTTTACAAGCCAGGTAATGTCAGCTTGCAGCCTAAGATCTTGAAAAATTCTCAGGATTATATCTGTGAGAAATATGGATTGAGCGGTAAGCCAGTGAGCTTTGTATTCCATGGTGGCTCCGGGTCATCTGTGGAAGAAATCAGAGAAGCGACCGGCTATGGTTCTATCAAAATGAACATCGATACAGATATGCAGTGGGCATTCTGGGAAGGTGTTTTGAAATATTACAAAGAAAAAGAAGGATACCTGCAAACACAGTTGGGTAACCCTGAGGGAGATGATAAGCCTAATAAGAAAAGCTATGATCCTCGTGTTTGGTTGAGAAAAGGTGAAGAGAACTTTGTTAAGCGTCTTGAAGTAGCCTTTGATATGCTAAATGCGGTGAATAGAAACTAGAATATAACCGAAACCGGTATATAGGCCGTCTCAGGAGTTTACTTTAACGGATTTGTTCATTAGCGGGAATTTTCAGGATATCCTGAAATTGATTTCTTAGCTTATTGATCAGAGTAGTTAAAAAAACTTCTGAGGCGGTTTTTTTATGCCCAAAACCTAAAGTAAAATGAATAAATTATTGAAATTATCTATTTTCAGTTGTCTGCTGGTGGTCATTGCCAGTTGTTCCTCAGAAACCAAAAGTGAAAAAACCGTGAAAAACTATTGGCCCAATGCTGGAGTAACTTACGAGATTTTTATCCAGTCTTTCTATGATGCCAATGGAGATGGAATAGGGGATGTTAAGGGGGTGATTGAAAAGTTGGATCATGTCAGTGACTTAGGGGCCAATGCCATTTGGTTTATGCCCATTATGCCTTCCCCATCTTACCATAAGTATGATGTGACAGACTATAAGGCCATTCACCCAGATTACGGAAGCATGGATGATTTCAAAAAACTCATTCAAGTGGCGCATGAAAAGGATATTAAAATTGTCATCGATATGATTATCAATCATACCAGTGACGAACACCCTTGGTTTTTAGAGTCCAAGAAAGGTAGGGATAATCCTTATAGGGATTATTATGTTTGGGCTCAAGCTGATACCATTCAGGGTTTTTTGGATAAAAAAACGGTGACCTTGGATAGTGATAATATTCGTCAGTGGCATGATCCTGGTTTTGGCAAAGATTACTATTATGGGTTTTTCACCGGGAACATGCCGGATTTGAATTTTGACAACCCAAAGGTTCGGGAAGAGATTTACGAGATTGGAAGGTTTTGGCTTGAAGAAGTAGGAGTGGATGGTTTCAGGTTGGATGCAGCCAAGCATATTTATCCAGATGATCGGGCAAAGGATAACCACAATTTCTGGGATGAATTTAGGGCCGAAATGGAAAAGATCAAGCCCGATGTTTATTTGGTGGGAGAAGTCTATGATATGAAAGAAGTGGTCGCTCCTTATTTGACAGGCTTGCCTGCGTTGTTCAATTTTGACTTTCATTACACCTTGCTGAATGCCTACGCGAAGGAGGATGGGATGATGCTGGCTAAAAAGCAACATGAAATACTGGATTTTTATCATGGAATCACTGAAAATTTCATAGATGCCACCATTTCATCCAACCACGATCAGCCGAGATTGTTAAATGAACTGGGGGAGCATAAAGACAAGATGAAGCAGGCAATAGCTATTTTGATAACGATGCCTGGGGCTCCGTATTTATATTATGGTGAAGAAATCGGTATGTTGGGTAAAAAGCCTGATGAAAACATAAGAGAGCCTTTCTTGTGGGACGAGAAAGGTGAAGATGTGGGGAGAGCTACTTGGATTGTTCCTGAATATTCTACTGATGAAACCGTTCAACCTCTTGCTTTGCAAAAAGAGGATCCAGAAAGTTACTATAATCACTACAAAACAGTCATCCATTTGCGAAATACCCACCCAGCATTGGCAACGGGAAGCTTGAGCTTGACAAAGCAGCAATACCCTAAGTCTGTGATGGCCTATGAAAGAATCTTACCGGATCAGAATCTGATGATATTCCATAATATTGGGGGCAAAACAGTAGAAGTGGACCTACCTGTGGGTTATAGTAATGTGATCTATGAGCTTAAAGGAGCGTCCATTAAAGGAGATAAGCTTACATTGCCAGCTTACTCCAGTGTTGTACTGGATAAGTGAAAATATTTGACATTTGACTAACGAAAAGCTGACGGGAACCTGTCAGCTTTTTGTGTTAATTAAAGGATCGTTTTAGCTGACTAAATTGCTTTTGTAGATTAAAGGAGTAATTTTGTTACTCATGAGTAATATTTTTACTCGGCTTGAATTAACCTTCTTTTTACCATTTATTCGATGCTGGATATACTGATTACATCAAAGACAAGAGTAAAGTTGCTTGTTAAATTTTTTACTCAAGACACCAATAAAGGATACCTGAGAGGTTTGGCAGAAGAGTTCAATGAATCTACCAATTCAGTGAGGGTTGAGCTGAACAGGTTGTCTGAGGCTGGTATTTTGGTTTCCGAACATGAAGGTAATACTAAATCATATTCGGCCAATAGAAGACATCCTCTGTTTATGGAAATGAAAAACTTGGTGGCCAAATATTTGGGATTGGATCGTTTGGTGGAAGTGGTGATCAAGAAGTTGGGGAATGTCCAAAAAGCAATTGTGATCGGGGATTATGCAAAAGGAGTAGATTCTGGAGAAATTGAGATGATACTGATTGCAAAAGATATCAATCAGGAATACTTGGATTTTTTGATCAAGAAAGCCGAGGAGAAGATTGAAAGAAAAGTAAAAGTGGAAGTTTTTGAGCAAGAACCAGATGGAGTTGAGGGTATGGTGGTTTTTGACATCTAATACTTTTTAAGTTTAAATATTACATTCAAAATAAAATTTTTAAAATAATTTGAAATAGGGAATATCAATGTAGTGTATTTCAAAGTGTTTAATTTGTAATTTCTGTTCTAGTTGGTTAATTAATTGGTGTGTTTGTTCAGTTTTTATTAAAAAATTATTAATTCAAGTTTTTAATTAATCATGTTTTTTATAATTTGACGTAACAACGTTTATAAATGATAGATATTGTTAGTGTGTGATAAGGCTAATAATATTTTGAATTTATTCTTCTTGGATATCGATTACCACCAAACTTTGCCCTATCAACCCATGAAAGAAATCGAACTAAGATTACTCGAACAGATTAAGAGAGGAAATGAGATGGCTTTTGTACAAGTCTATGACAAGTACTGGAAGCTCTTGTTTAACAGTGGATACAAAAGACTAAAAAAGAGAGAGATAGTGGAAGGTCTGGTGCAAGAGGTCTTTGTGGAAATGTGGCAGAAAAGAAAGTCTCTTGAAATACACACTTCACTAAACTCCTATTTGTATACAGCCATGAAATACAAGGTGATCAACCAAATGAAATCTCAAATGGTGAAAGAAAAGTATGTGGCTTTTGTGACTTCTAAAAAGTTGTCATTTGGGAGTGAAGTGGAAGAAAATATTTTTTATAATGAACTGAATGATGCCTATAAAAAGGAAGTTTCGAGTTTGCCAGATCAAGCCCGCAAAGTCTATAAGTTAAAAAAACACCAAGATTTGAGTTATGCTGAAATTGCTCAGGAAATGCAGATATCTGTAAGTACTGTAGAGAAGCACATGATCAAAGCGCTCAAAATCCTGAGGAATAACTTAAGAAACTACTCTATGTCCTTGGGGTCTTTGTGTTTGTTGAACAGTGGATTATTTTGAGTTTTTACCAGTGAGTGGTGTATATGATTGCTTATTTTTTTGGATCGACTATAATAATTTAAAATAAATGATTTTTTTTTGAATGACAGTGGAGGTAAGGAGTGGGAAGATTGACTTATAAATAGAAAAGCAATTGAAATGAACCAAGAGGAGTTTGATTATTTAGTAAATAAGTTTTTGTCCGGAAGTATAAGCCCTGAAGAAAAGGAGAAGTTGGAGCGATGGTATGGGAGTTTTGAGAAGGAAGAGGATTTTACGGATCGAATGAGAGAGGATGATCAGAGGGAGTTGCGTAATAGCATATTGAAAAAGATCAGAGAGGAAGCTTTTAATGAAAACAGTAAGGGAATTGATTCCAGTAGTTATTTTCAAAGTCATTGGATGAAATTCATTCCTTGGGCTGCTTCTTTGGTACTGATATTAGGTCTAGCATATGTGTTTTACTATCCAGCATTAAAGGAAGTGAATTATCAGACAGGCTTAGGAGAGTTGTTGATTTTGAAATTACCAGATAGTACAGAGGTAGTTTTAAACGGAAATTCAACCTTAAGTTACCAGCCTACTTGGTTGGGGAAATTTGATAGAAAGGTTGTTTTGGATGGAGAAGCTTTTTTTGAAGTATTTCATACTATTGAGAATAAAAGATTTACCATAAATGAAGGGCAGGGCATGGGAATTGAAGTTTATGGAACAGAATTTAACTATAATGCCAGAGATGGAAAAAATGCGGTGGCTTTGAAGGCAGGTAGTGTGAAAGTAATGCTTCCAAATGATGCCAATGACAAAAGCAAATCACATTTTATAAAGCCAGGAGAAGTGGCCAGCTACAATCTGTACAGCAAGGAGGTAAAGATAGATGCGCCATCAAATATTGAAAAATACTATTCCTGGAAAGATGGTAAGTTGATTTTAGATTATTCGACTTTACCTGAAATAATTGAAGAGCTAAAAGGTACTTATGGAATCAGAATAAGTATGGATACCTCAAATTGGAGAGATCACAAAGTCTCAGGAACTTTACCATTGCATAGAGACCCTGAAGCGCTGATCGAAAATTTGGAACAGCTATTTGATGTTGAAATTGAAATAACCGAAGAATAAAAAAGTGCACTTCAGTACAGACTGGTTCAAGGTCTGATTAGTGAGAATTTTTCTCACGCCGGATTAATTAGGATTTATAGGATAGGACTCAAAGACTATTTGTGTCCCATAAGAAACTGCCTGATAGAGTTTCATGGGAAGGTATTGCCTAATAATTTCGGTTACGTACGGGTATGTGTGATTGGTATGGCTTGATTAGCAATGGATTACTGTTAACAATTGGCCCAAAATACGAGCGTATTTTAACCACTTAACCAAATACCTATGCTAAACACTTTTACCAAGCGCTTAACTGTGCTGCTTGTGGCCTTTATGCTCAGCGAAGAAGGCAAAGCCCAGTTACTTGCAGAATTTGCCCAGGTTCCAGATCGTTTTACGATCACTAGAGAACCATCCCTACCAGATGTCCTAAGGAAGCTGGAAACCATTTACAAAGTTTCTATAGCATACCCATCGGATCTAGTCGATCAAAAATGGTCAAAGGAATTTACTCCAAATCGTGAACTTACTATTGAAGAGAATCTTACCTCTTTACTCAACGGAACCGACTTGAGCTTTAAACAAGGGGTTGGAAGTTTTTATGTGGTGATGAAGAAAGATGCCGAAGAGAAACACATAAAAAGCTCAATTTCAGCTACACTGGGTAGTACGAAGAAAATGATAAGGGAAGAGGTTACTGGAGTAGTTGTGGACGAAGAAGGACTTCCAGTTCCGGGGGCGAGCGTACTTGTAAAAGGAACGATGACAGGAAGTGTGACTGACCTTGATGGTAAGTTTACCCTTGATGTTGAAGGCAAGGCCAGTGATAAAATCCTGGTGGTTTCTTTTATTGGTTTTGAAACCAAAGAGGTGACCGTTGGTGCCGAGACTGAATTGACTATCGTTCTATCTTCCAGTACGATGGCCTTGAATGAAATTGTGGTAACGGCC harbors:
- the fbaA gene encoding class II fructose-bisphosphate aldolase — its product is MKFKPGIKFGEELKDLLDYAKESEFALPAVNVINTSTANAVLETAKKVNSPVIVQFSNGGAQFFAGKGLANDKQQASIAGAVSGAMHVHKMAEAYGVPVILHTDHAAKKLIPWVDGMLAAGKEHYEAFGKPLFSSHMLDLSEESIEENIETSVKYLAEFKKYEMALEIELGVTGGEEDGVDNSDVDSSKLYTQPEEVAFAYEKLKEQSELFTIAAAFGNVHGVYKPGNVSLQPKILKNSQDYICEKYGLSGKPVSFVFHGGSGSSVEEIREATGYGSIKMNIDTDMQWAFWEGVLKYYKEKEGYLQTQLGNPEGDDKPNKKSYDPRVWLRKGEENFVKRLEVAFDMLNAVNRN
- a CDS encoding alpha-amylase family glycosyl hydrolase, whose translation is MNKLLKLSIFSCLLVVIASCSSETKSEKTVKNYWPNAGVTYEIFIQSFYDANGDGIGDVKGVIEKLDHVSDLGANAIWFMPIMPSPSYHKYDVTDYKAIHPDYGSMDDFKKLIQVAHEKDIKIVIDMIINHTSDEHPWFLESKKGRDNPYRDYYVWAQADTIQGFLDKKTVTLDSDNIRQWHDPGFGKDYYYGFFTGNMPDLNFDNPKVREEIYEIGRFWLEEVGVDGFRLDAAKHIYPDDRAKDNHNFWDEFRAEMEKIKPDVYLVGEVYDMKEVVAPYLTGLPALFNFDFHYTLLNAYAKEDGMMLAKKQHEILDFYHGITENFIDATISSNHDQPRLLNELGEHKDKMKQAIAILITMPGAPYLYYGEEIGMLGKKPDENIREPFLWDEKGEDVGRATWIVPEYSTDETVQPLALQKEDPESYYNHYKTVIHLRNTHPALATGSLSLTKQQYPKSVMAYERILPDQNLMIFHNIGGKTVEVDLPVGYSNVIYELKGASIKGDKLTLPAYSSVVLDK
- a CDS encoding ArsR family transcriptional regulator — its product is MLDILITSKTRVKLLVKFFTQDTNKGYLRGLAEEFNESTNSVRVELNRLSEAGILVSEHEGNTKSYSANRRHPLFMEMKNLVAKYLGLDRLVEVVIKKLGNVQKAIVIGDYAKGVDSGEIEMILIAKDINQEYLDFLIKKAEEKIERKVKVEVFEQEPDGVEGMVVFDI
- a CDS encoding RNA polymerase sigma-70 factor translates to MKEIELRLLEQIKRGNEMAFVQVYDKYWKLLFNSGYKRLKKREIVEGLVQEVFVEMWQKRKSLEIHTSLNSYLYTAMKYKVINQMKSQMVKEKYVAFVTSKKLSFGSEVEENIFYNELNDAYKKEVSSLPDQARKVYKLKKHQDLSYAEIAQEMQISVSTVEKHMIKALKILRNNLRNYSMSLGSLCLLNSGLF
- a CDS encoding FecR family protein, whose translation is MNQEEFDYLVNKFLSGSISPEEKEKLERWYGSFEKEEDFTDRMREDDQRELRNSILKKIREEAFNENSKGIDSSSYFQSHWMKFIPWAASLVLILGLAYVFYYPALKEVNYQTGLGELLILKLPDSTEVVLNGNSTLSYQPTWLGKFDRKVVLDGEAFFEVFHTIENKRFTINEGQGMGIEVYGTEFNYNARDGKNAVALKAGSVKVMLPNDANDKSKSHFIKPGEVASYNLYSKEVKIDAPSNIEKYYSWKDGKLILDYSTLPEIIEELKGTYGIRISMDTSNWRDHKVSGTLPLHRDPEALIENLEQLFDVEIEITEE